The following proteins come from a genomic window of Ursus arctos isolate Adak ecotype North America unplaced genomic scaffold, UrsArc2.0 scaffold_12, whole genome shotgun sequence:
- the ADAM30 gene encoding disintegrin and metalloproteinase domain-containing protein 30, translating to MRSVRTLIPMLVLVALLVDALGEDLLFHPEWGFESYEIIIPKKLSFRGGQQGAVQQVSYLLQVKDKKYVLHLWPKRFLLPRNLKVFSFTEQEKLLEDHPYIPRDCNYIGLVEGTQDSEATLSTCTGSLRGILKIDEERYQIEPLKASSSFEHVMYLLKKEDKFQNQTCGLTNDELEKQMARSENMARLRDYPGSYKHQKYMELALVFDHSRFLFSDSNLTRLIQDAILLTGIMDTFFRDVNMRLHLQGVEIWTHGDKLNVQQMTSQEILSTFLKYRTTALSARISADWAHLYITSAFIHSLGWAYIGGACMEKYSGSVSSYTNLNILEASRMSAHELGHGVGMRHDTIYCQCRGKQTCIMGTGSSGFSNCSYIEYFNHVYSGAECLNNIPGLGYVVERCGNKIVEGDEECDCGSREDCKKDRCCQPDCKLTQGANCSTGLCCHNCRFRPLGYMCRKEENECDLAEYCNGISSFCPDDAYKHDGTICKSNSLCFKKRCHSRYAQCQNIFGPDAREAPDQCYHAVNLMGDQYGNCGIVGVRTYKACTRENAVCGRLQCINVKSIPELPDHTTIISTHLRAENLLCWGLGYHKSMIPMGIPDIGVISDGTPCGFDRLCVNRTCVHISVLNLECLPKKCNHRGVCNNNQNCHCVYGWAPPFCEEVGYGGSIDSGPARRLKEEVPAPVQVVSIMLMRLIFLILSVIAVFFRRLIEQYIKPTQRETPPINIQNK from the coding sequence ATGAGGTCAGTAAGGACCTTAATCCCCATGCTCGTCCTGGTGGCGCTCCTGGTTGACGCTCTTGGCGAGGATTTACTTTTTCACCCTGAGTGGGGATTTGAGTCCTATGAAATCATCATTCCCAAGAAGCTGAGCTTCCGGGGAGGGCAGCAGGGTGCCGTCCAGCAAGTGTCCTACCTCCTGCAGGTCAAAGACAAGAAGTATGTCCTCCACCTCTGGCCCAAGAGGTTTCTATTGCCCCGAAATCTAAAGGTTTTCTCCTTCACAGAACAAGAGAAACTCCTGGAGGATCACCCTTACATACCCAGGGACTGCAACTACATAGGCTTGGTTGAAGGAACTCAGGATTCGGAAGCTACTTTAAGTACATGCACCGGGAGTCTCCGAGGCATATTGAAAATTGATGAGGAACGTTATCAAATCGAGCCCCTCAAGGCCTCTTCCAGCTTTGAACATGTCATGTATCTCCTGAAGAAAGAGGACAAATTTCAGAATCAGACCTGTGGCTTAACTAATGATGAACTAGAAAAGCAGATGGCTCGGAGTGAGAATATGGCGAGGCTTAGGGACTATCCTGGATCCTATAAGCATCAGAAGTACATGGAACTAGCCCTGGTCTTTGATCACAGTAGATTTTTGTTTTCGGATTCCAATCTTACTCGACTCATACAGGATGCCATTCTTTTGACTGGGATTATGGACACCTTCTTTAGAGATGTCAATATGAGGCTACACTTACAAGGTGTTGAAATATGGACACATGGCGACAAATTAAATGTTCAGCAAATGACTTCACAAGAAATtctaagcacatttttaaaatatcgtACAACAGCCCTTTCTGCTCGGATTTCAGCAGATTGGGCACATTTGTATATTACAAGTGCTTTTATTCATAGTCTTGGATGGGCGTATATTGGAGGTGCATGTATGGAGAAGTACAGTGGATCAGTAAGTAGTTATACAAATCTAAATATCCTTGAAGCCAGCAGAATGTCTGCTCATGAACTGGGCCATGGTGTGGGAATGAGACATGATACAATATATTGTCAGTGTAGGGGTAAGCAAACTTGTATCATGGGCACTGGGAGTAGCGGGTTTAGTAATTGTAGTTATATCGAATATTTTAATCACGTATATTCAGGAGCAGAATGTCTAAATAATATCCCAGGACTGGGTTATGTGGTGGAGAGATGTGGAAACAAAATTGTGGAAGGCGATGAAGAATGTGATTGTGGTTCAAGAGAGGACTGTAAAAAAGACAGGTGTTGCCAACCGGATTGTAAACTCACACAAGGTGCCAATTGTAGCACTGGGCTTTGCTGTCATAACTGTCGCTTTCGTCCACTTGGGTACATGTGTCGAAAGGAAGAAAACGAATGTGACCTTGCGGAGTACTGTAATGGAATCTCAAGTTTCTGCCCGGATGATGCTTACAAGCATGATGGAACCATTTGCAAGAGTAACTCCCTTTGTTTCAAAAAAAGGTGCCATTCCAGATATGCACAGTGCCAAAACATTTTTGGACCTGATGCCAGGGAGGCTCCTGATCAGTGCTACCACGCAGTGAATTTAATGGGTGATCAATATGGGAACTGTGGTATTGTAGGAGTCCGTACCTACAAAGCCTGTACCAGGGAAAATGCAGTGTGTGGCCGGCTACAGTGTATAAATGTCAAGAGCATCCCTGAACTGCCAGACCATACGACCATCATCTCTACGCATCTGCGAGCGGAAAATCTCCTGTGCTGGGGGCTAGGCTACCACAAATCCATGATACCCATGGGAATACCTGACATCGGTGTCATAAGTGACGGCACCCCCTGTGGTTTTGACCGGCTCTGTGTGAACAGAACTTGCGTGCATATCTCCGTCTTGAACTTGGAGTGTTTACCGAAGAAGTGCAACCACCGAGGCGTTTGCAACAATAACCAAAACTGCCACTGTGTCTATGGCTGGGCCCCTCCTTTCTGCGAGGAGGTGGGGTATGGAGGGAGCATCGACAGCGGGCCTGCGAGACGCCTGAAAGAGGAGGTGCCCGCCCCGGTGCAGGTTGTGTCCATTATGTTAATGCGCCTTATTTTCTTAATCCTCTCCGTGATCGCTGTGTTTTTCAGGAGATTGATAGAACAGTATATAAAACCCACACAGAGAGAAACACCACCaattaacattcaaaataaataa